TCCAAACGTGCGAAAGGCCGCGTGCAAGACGCGGCCTTTCGCTGCCATAAACCGCACAGTCCCGAAGGGCTGCCGGTGACGAACTGGATGTAAGTATATGCACGCCTTGGGGCCGCGTCAAGGCCCTCGGCTTCAAGCAGCCATCAGTGCTCTCGGCGTGTAAGTGTACATCGTAAACAGGAGTTCGCGTGACTACATTCCGGGAGTGGAGCGGGGCCGCGGAAGATGATCTCCCGCGGCCCCGTGGCGTTCCGCTCACTTTTGACCGGCCCCGTCAGCGCATGGGGCCGTAGAAGTCGCGGCCGTAGCCCCGGAACTCGGCGTCGTAGCGGTAGTTCGCCTCGCGCTCCCAACCGATGGGCATGCCGCCGCCGCGCATCGTCCGCGACCCGCCGATGGTGTTGTACGGCCGCCAGTAGCCCGTGACGTCGACGATGCGCCCCTCGTGGTCGCCGCCGAACGCGTTGTAGTTGGTCTCGTACCGCGCAGGCGTGGGGTGCACGTACTCGCGGTTGTACCGCTGCGTCACGCGGTTGCTGAACGCGGGGCGCCCGTAGTAGCGGCGGTCGTACCCCCCGCCTCCGCCCCCGCCGCGCATGCCGTCGTCATACGCCACGCGCGTGCGCACCGGCGGCCGCTGGGGCGCCGTCTCGTAGAACCCGCGCAGCCCGTAGTCGTATCCCCGCATGGGCGGCCGGCCGCCCATGTCACGGCCGTACCCGCGCCCATATCCGCCATCGTAGCGCATCGTATCTCCTTTGGCTTCGGTGTCCTGGCGTGTTCCGAACGGCCTGGGCTTGCAATCGACGTTCCCGCCAGGACGCGCGCCTGGTTTGCGCCCTTACGCGCCACTCCATCCGTTCGTAGATTTCCCTTTCGGCGTCACCCCCGTTCTCATGCATCCCCATGAACAAGCCCGCTCTCGTCGCCCTGCTGGCCGCCCTCGCCGCAGCGCCCGGCCTGCATGCCCAAGAGGGTGCCGCCGGCGCCCCCGAGCGGTGCGCCGCGGTGCCGGACACGGTAAAGCCGCCGACCGCCCCGCAGATCCGCGACCGCAACCAGCTTCGCGAGTCCGTCGCGCGCATCTTCCGGGAAGGCGGGCATCCCGCGACGGGCCTGCTGTACGTGGAAGTGGATCGCCAGGGGCGCAAGACGGTGGAGTTCCTGGGTACCGACCCTCCCGCGCAGGCGCGGCAGCGGGCCGAACGCGAGATCGGGCGGTACCTGCAGACGCTCCCGCCGGGCCGCTCCTTCAACGCGCTGCTCCGCCTGGACGGCGCCTACCCGGTGATCGCGCCGGGCAAGCACCACTGCGTGCCGGAGCTGGACAATCCCGGCGAGTTCATGGAGGCCCGCGGAAAGGTGATGGAGGGGCATCCCATGGCGAGAACGGCGGGCGAAACGCGCCCCGTCCAGGTTGCCGTCATCCTGGTGGTCGACCGCACGGGCCGGGTGGCATGGGCCGGCCTGGCGCAGCCCACAGGCGACGCGTACGTCGACGAGCATGCCACGGCCATGGTGCAGGGGCTGCGCTTTCTTCCCGCGTTGCTGGACGGAGTGCCCATCGATGCGCGCACGCGGTTCACGTTCACCCTTCGCGTCCGCTGATCCCCATGCTGCCGCGAATCATCCTTGCGGCTCTGGTCGCCCTGCTCCCCGCCGCACTCGGCGCACAGGCGACGGTGTCGAGCGGCAGCCGCGTTCGCGTGATGGCGCCCGCCTTGGACGGCACCACGATCACCGGCCAGGTGATGTCGGCCGATTCGGCGGCGCTCCTGCTGGCCGTGAGGGGCGGCACGGCGCGGGTGCCCGGACGCCCGACCCCGCCCGATTGACGCCGGGCACACCGACCCGGTACACTGATGCGCCCGCGTGCTCTCCGCCCGCGGGCGCTCTGCTTTCGCCACCACCCGAATCCCATGGACTCGCTGCAGGTTCTTGCTCCCGTGACCGCCCTGGTCGCGGGCTTCGCGCATGCGCTGGAGCCCGACCACATGGCCGCGGTCACCACCTTCGTGTCGCGCCGGCCCCGGCCGCTGCAGGCGCTGGGCTTCGGCGTGCGCTGGGGCGCGGGGCACTCCGCCGCCATTCTCGTGGTCGGCTGCATCCTGGTGGCGCTGGACGTACGGCTGCCGGACCTCCTGGCCCGCGGGCTGGAGTTCGGCGTGGGCGCCATGCTGCTGGGGCTGGGACTGTGGCTGCTGTGGAACGTGCTCCACGAGCGCGCCCACGGGCTGGCGGGCGAGGCGTCCGCGGACGGGGCACACCGACACCATCACCACCACGGCCGCGGCTCGCTGTGGGTGGGGCTGGCGCATGGGCTGTCGGGAACGGCGCCGCTGGTGGCCGCGCTCTCCGCCACGGCGGCGGGCTCGGCATGGCAGGCGGCGGGCTACCTGGCCCTCTTCGGCGTGGGCACCACGGTGGCGATGGCGCTGTACGCCGTGGCGGCCGGCGCGCTGTTCACCCGGGCGGCGAACCGCGGCCCCGCGCTGGCCGGAACGTTGCGTGCGATGACGGCTTTGGGGAGCGCGGCCATCGGGGTGCTGTGGATGGTGAACGCGGCCCTCCCGGCGTGACGAGCTGGCCGCGCGAAGGGCACACTTTCAAACGACTGTCGAGGGATTCCGATGCAGGAAGGTAACGAGCCGCAGGCGGGCGTACCGCCGGTCACCATCCTGGTGAAGAACAACGGGCCGCTGCTGGTGGATGGCCCCTTTCGCCTGGTGGACGCCGACGGAACCGAGTACCCGGTGCCCGCGGGCAAGAAGGTGAACCTGTGCCGCTGCGGCGCATCCACCCGCAAGCCGTTCTGCGACGGCACGCACAGCAGGATCGGCTTTGCGGCCGCCGAGCGGGCCGTGCGCGAGCTGGAGGGCGGGGCGCCCCAGGGCGGCGCACCAGCTGCTTGACACTGCACCGGCGCGCCGGTAGCATCGTTCCCCACGCCCGGTCCGCTGGTTGCAGCGTACCGGGCGTTCTGCTTCCCTGGCCTGCACGGGCGCCGCACGCGGCGAACCGGCTTTCATAAACGGAGGACGAGGATGGCGACGGAATCGCTGCCCATCGAGCAGCGCGGCTACGCGAAGCCCGATGCGCTGGTATCGACGGAGTGGGTGGCCGGGCACCTGGACGACCCCGCCGTGCGCATCGTGGAAAGCAACGAGGACGTGCTGCTGTACGACACGGGGCACCTTCCCGGCGCGGTGCGCATCGACTGGCACACCGACCTCCAGGACCCGCTGATGCGCGACTACCTGGACGCCGAGTCGTTCGCCGCGCTGATGCGCGAAAAGGGCATCTCGCCCGATACGACGGTGGTGTTCTACGGCGACAAGAACAACTGGTGGGCCACGTACGCGCTGTGGGTGTTCCGCCTGTTTGGGCACGAGCGGGTGAAGGTGATGGACGGCGGGCGCAAGAAGTGGTCGGACGAGGGGCGGCCGATGACCGAAGACCTGCCCACGGTCGCACCGGCCGACTATCCCACGCCGCGCCGCGACGACGAGGCCATCCGCGCCTTCCGTGAAGACGTGCTGGACCACGTGAAGCGGCGCGGGCAGATGATCGACGTGCGCTCGCCCGAGGAGTTCAGCGGCGAAAAGCTCCACATGCCCGACTATCCGCAGGAAGGCGCCATGCGCGGCGGGCACATCCCCGGCGCGCAGAACGTGCCCTGGGCGCGGGCCGTGAACGTGGACACGGGCGAGTTCAAGAGCGCCGAGGAGTTGCGCGCGCTGTACGAGCAGGGCGCCGGGCTGAGGCCGGACCAGGACACCATCGCCTACTGCCGCATCGGCGAGCGCTCGTCGCACACCTGGTTCGCGCTGACGTACCTGCTGGGCTATCCCAACGTGCGCAACTACGACGGCTCGTGGACGGAGTGGGGGAACGCCGTGCGGCTGCCCATCGAAAAGTAGCGCGGCGGCAGTCCGTCAAAAGAGGGGCTCACACGGAGTCCACGGAGGGCACGGAGGGCACGGAGGACGGGGGAGGGATCTCTCCGTGCCCTCCGTGTGAGGCCAGCACAGCAAGGGACGAGATGGAACTGGGGATCTACACCTTCGCGGAGGTCGCGCCCGATCCCG
This DNA window, taken from Longimicrobium sp., encodes the following:
- a CDS encoding sulfite exporter TauE/SafE family protein — translated: MDSLQVLAPVTALVAGFAHALEPDHMAAVTTFVSRRPRPLQALGFGVRWGAGHSAAILVVGCILVALDVRLPDLLARGLEFGVGAMLLGLGLWLLWNVLHERAHGLAGEASADGAHRHHHHHGRGSLWVGLAHGLSGTAPLVAALSATAAGSAWQAAGYLALFGVGTTVAMALYAVAAGALFTRAANRGPALAGTLRAMTALGSAAIGVLWMVNAALPA
- a CDS encoding energy transducer TonB, which produces MNKPALVALLAALAAAPGLHAQEGAAGAPERCAAVPDTVKPPTAPQIRDRNQLRESVARIFREGGHPATGLLYVEVDRQGRKTVEFLGTDPPAQARQRAEREIGRYLQTLPPGRSFNALLRLDGAYPVIAPGKHHCVPELDNPGEFMEARGKVMEGHPMARTAGETRPVQVAVILVVDRTGRVAWAGLAQPTGDAYVDEHATAMVQGLRFLPALLDGVPIDARTRFTFTLRVR
- a CDS encoding sulfurtransferase; this translates as MATESLPIEQRGYAKPDALVSTEWVAGHLDDPAVRIVESNEDVLLYDTGHLPGAVRIDWHTDLQDPLMRDYLDAESFAALMREKGISPDTTVVFYGDKNNWWATYALWVFRLFGHERVKVMDGGRKKWSDEGRPMTEDLPTVAPADYPTPRRDDEAIRAFREDVLDHVKRRGQMIDVRSPEEFSGEKLHMPDYPQEGAMRGGHIPGAQNVPWARAVNVDTGEFKSAEELRALYEQGAGLRPDQDTIAYCRIGERSSHTWFALTYLLGYPNVRNYDGSWTEWGNAVRLPIEK
- a CDS encoding CDGSH iron-sulfur domain-containing protein encodes the protein MQEGNEPQAGVPPVTILVKNNGPLLVDGPFRLVDADGTEYPVPAGKKVNLCRCGASTRKPFCDGTHSRIGFAAAERAVRELEGGAPQGGAPAA